Genomic DNA from Solanum dulcamara chromosome 4, daSolDulc1.2, whole genome shotgun sequence:
ataaattggacaagtaaattacaacaactatttttagaatgagaGTCAAGTAATATAAATGGTGGTGGGTATTCTCttctatataaataaacaagtttTGATTGACATTGATGGAgtattacataaattaaaatctaaaataatttaaaaatctaaataatacaatctttaaaaaattgtccttaattaaattaattattagtatttcttacattgaaatatatttgtgtAGTTATTATTCTCTGCTATTTTCacttgtataaataaatattaaagttttgattattattaataaaattatttttctcatcATGCTAATTTACTTTATTATAGAACATTATTAACTTGTATACTTATTTAGTATTCACTTTTTTGTCCAAAAAGATAATGTTTatgcttttatgaaaaaatgttatattaaattaaaaaaatgaaaatatcatgatttttaaagaAGTAAATAAAATGACAATGTAAGGGTATAATagacattttaaaaatttaattaggataaagggggagtttgattattgttcaaagttaaaaaatgagtttgattttaaaagtaaagtcgggggtgaaaatgattttcacccaTTTTGGGTAACAAAACTAATGCTATTTTTAATAAGAGTATATCTTATACCTTAATTCATAATTAATGTAATATAATATACTattataattagggaaaattaAGCCCATACCccataaaaatgaaataattacaAACAAATACCCCTTTACAAATCATACCCCTAAGGCATGAGATTCGCGAGAAAGATACTTTCGCAGTATCAATATACTGAAATGATATCATTGAGTTTGCTTTAGTCCTCAATGATACCAACAtagtatatctatatattgtcaTGGTATCATGAATGTCTACTTCAATCATTCAGCCACATCACcatgaaaatcatcatataCTGACATGATATCATTAAAGATCGTTTCATATAATCATTAAGGATCTTTTCATACAAATGTTAAATGATACCATCACAACATACAATATGGTACTACCATATTGTATTcacatattataataatattaaaaattcataatgagacacttttaaaattctcaatgataccataacaatatattgataccTTATCAGTATTATATAgaattaaacttttttttaagaaataaaaataaaataattaagataaaattattaaaatcataatcttatttattaaactaattagtaaatatattttttgtgatacTTCATCGGTATGTTGATACCATATCAGTATCATATAGAACTGAgcttaatcctctgtgatactccatcggtatatgATAccttatcggtatcatatagggtGAACGCTGGCGTCAGCGCgtgaatttaaaaataattaaaggaggTACAGGGGTAATTAGTTTGGCCAAAGAGGTatataaagaaattatttagAAAAAAGGTATGGAATGataaatagtttatttaaagggtctattttgtgtaattttgccttatatttatgtaaatgggccaaaaaacaaacaaattggTGTCCGGTTCCAAATGGCTTACGGCGGGTAACCCGACCCGAACCATCTGAAAAATCCTACGCAACTGAAGAGAGAGAGGGTTTCAAAGAAACACCGCAAAACCCACAAGAACTATTCTGAAACCCTCTAAAGAATGGTGGCAAAGAAGGGAGGAAGCAGAGGAGGAATGGGGGGAGCAGATGATGCAGAGGAAGAATTGGCTCGTACCCCTTTGCAGGCTATTATTTTGGCCGATAGTTTCACCACAAAGTTCCGACCCATCACTCTTGAGCGACCTAAAGTAACCTCGCTGTCAATACCCTTAACTGATTTTTCTTTTAGGTGTCGCTACTCACTTTCCACTGTTACAAGTGTTCCAGGCAATCTGaatctttgttttttttcttaatagcAATTGGGAACAATCCAAACTTGTGGTATCTTTATTGTAGTTTCTAATTTTCTAATTATATCTGCATCAGACATGTACACTTTTTTCGACTTGATTGTAATATTACAGGAAGTAGTACGAGTGTCAAGACTTAATTGTTAATACAAATTTGAAATGTGCCTATTCGAAGTATATGTACTGGCAGACCTATTATTATAGGTTTATAATACAGTTTAATGGTTTACGCATTGCAGGTACTGCTGCCATTGGTCAATGCCCCTATGATAGATTATACATTGGCATGGCTTGAATCTGCTGGTGTTGAAGAAGTTTTTGTTTTCTGTTGTGCTCATTCTAAGCAAGTGATTGATTATTTGGATAAGTCCAATTGGTTTGGCCAACCAAACTTTTCAGTCACAACGATTGAATCACACAATGCTACTAGTGCAGGAGATGCGTTGCGTTTGATCTATGAGCAACACGTGGTATGTAATGACATTTGCTTATCATGTTGCCATTTCCCCCTCAAATTAAAACTCAATTAGTGGATGTTACAGTTTACCATACTCACTGAACAAAAAAGGTACATGTTATCCTTTGGTTTTCTATTTTAGTATATAACCAGTGATCTTTCTAGATCTTTTTAGGATCACATGGAAATAAGGGGTTTTGTCAACAAAGGCACAGAAAATAGTTAAAAAGAAGTTTGATCCTAATGCCTTGGACTTTATCATGCAATTAGCATCCTGATCCTATTTGTCATTATTTAGTACCGTGTAGCTGCCATAGGGTGGGATAAGTTGTTCCTACTATTGTTTGTGCATTTGGGGAGTGTGGAAAATTATTACTAGTTTTAAAGGCTATAACCTGGTTGAATGAGAGATAACAGTAGGGATAGGGGAGGTTTGGGCATCAGAGATTTGAGGAACCAGAACAACAATCTACTGATGAAGTGGCTTTGAAGATATAATGAAGAGGGGCAAGCTCATGGAAGGATTTATCAAATGTAAATATGGTGAAGATGAAGCTGGTGCAACAATGTCAGTGCTGGTACAGTGTATGAAAGTGGGAGATGGCAGGAGAACAAAATTCCGGGGAGATGCCTGGAATTAACAGATCCTATCGAAGGGATCTTTTCCGGATCTGTTCATGCTATGCAACAACCCAGAGGCTAATGTCAAAGATTGCTGGACACCATAGGGATGGAACTTGTTCACAGGGGCTTTAGCTATTTCCTTTAGATTCTGAAGGAAATAGCTTCTAGGTTGAGTCAGCTAATTCACAGGGGCTTTCCAGTTGTCAAAAACGAATTCCACACAATGTTACATAGGTAAATGTAATTGTTCTAAGATGCCTAAGTTAAAACAAGTGTAATTATTGTAGAATATCTACCGTCCAAAACTAAATCGGCCACGTCCAGAGTACACAGGTCAACTCTTCTAATACTCGTTGAATATGGATGTTGATTCAtgatcttaaaaaaatattttttacatatttaaaaatgacataaaaataaatcacaatTTCATGTTAAAGGTACTTGTAAATGTGTGAGAATTTTTAGTAAAATTTTTTGGACTCCCCAATTAGTTATATCGCCATTCTTTTGGGATGAAGGGAGTATCTTTTTCAAATGATGTTTAAATCATTGGGAACAAGCAGCAATAGTTTTGCAAATCATAGATCAAAGACTCCTCTTGATTATCCTGTCTTTGTACTTTTGTCAACCTCTATGTGCCCATTTTGATGTATACAAGTGGTTTAAAGATTGTAATGAACATATTTTCTCTAAACTCTACCATCACTCCCTCTTTAATAACTTCTTGTGAAATGGGAAATAGAAAAACACTAATATACTTCATGTTGTTTTACCCTTTACTTGGAGATGGACACATATGGAAAGGTTTTCTGTTAAGATAGCTGTATTAATGCATAATCTAACATGACTTTATCTGAGCAGGACTTGGTTGGAGTCCTAGATTAATCTTTATGACGTTGTGTATTGGCAATCCGTGATGCAAACATTGTTTGCTTAGTAGATAGAATTGTAAAATGAATCAAACAAGGATGGAAACCATGGCAGATCATGGTTCAAAACTTAGTTGAGGCAAAAAAAATGCAAGGTGATATCTTCCCCATCTATCTTAGCCTTGGTGGATAGAGTTACGTGGTACTTGTGCCAGTGAAGGTAGTAGGTATCTGGTAAAATATTTGAGGAACACACAAGTTGGTCAGAACACCACAGTTatggaaaagagaaaagatCAAAGTTGACATTGACCATTGTGTGCCAGTCAATGTTTGTTTTTGGAGATGAGGAAGATGTTCTCCTCTCCTCTTTGCATTCACTGTTCTCTGTGTGCTTAAATTTGTAGACTTAGTgggtgtttggattgacttaatTTTAGTAGCTTTTGGCAAGCTTTTAAGCTCTTTTTTAGTTTTGGAATGTTTGGGTAACTCAAAAAGTGCTTTTAAGCACTTTTGTAAGGCTGAAAAAGTACCCAAAAAAGCGAAAAGCCAAAAGTTGGGTGTTCCGAACTTATGGCTTTTAGTTTTTAGCTTATATGCAACTTTtaaaaagccaatccaaacacccCCTTATTATTGTTGAATTTGGAgtaattttttgttaatttgattAGTTGACTCAACTTTTGGGCTTTTGAAGATACGCGGTGATTTTATCCTCGTCAGTGGAGATACTGTGAGCAACATGTCACTATCACAGGCACTTAAGGAACATAAGGAGAGACGGAGAAAGGATAGCAATGCTGTAATGACCATGGTCATTAAACAATCAAAggtttcaactataactcaccAATCTCGTCTTGGAACTGAAGAGCTGTTTATGGTAATTGATCCAGAGACGAAGCAGCTGCTGTATTATGAAGACAGGGGTGATAATTTAAAAGGATATTTGTCTCTTGACAAGGCATTGCTTACTGATATTACTTCCATTTCCCTTCAAAATGACAAGCAGGTTTGTTTGGTTACTCTTGTTATAATATTTCTAGTGTTGCTAGTACTGCTGCTAGTTTGAGCAATATTCTTGATAATGTGTTGCATGATCTGGTTTTAATAACTTGAGATAGATGAGGTCCTTGGATGAGCTGTATGAGTGGTtacattttcttttcctttcctgCTTGATTTTATTGAcaatgttatttattttattgtcaATGTTATTTACAGATTACATCTGTTAAAACAAAATGTTTGTTTCAAATTCAATGCAAATGTTTTGCAATAGTCAGTATTTGTGGTTCATATGTTTGTTTTTCCTCAATAACAAATGGCGAGGGTTTAACATAGTTAAGGTATTGCATCTGTTGAGGTTTATTTACTTTCCTTTGTTGACTTCACTAACTTGTTATTTACTCATGTTTTTAAATGCCATTGTTTCTTCTTTCCTAGTAAAAACCATCATTAATAGATGAACTAATAAGAAAAGTCCTAGTTTCTTGTAGCTAAATTCACTCTTCATGTATGATGCTACTCTTCCTTCCATCATCTTGTTTTGGAGAAGGCTCCtgattattttcatttctttctgTTTATGTTTGTGATGAATGATTGGTAAGTGTTGGTTGCAGGATTGCTACATTGACATTTGCTCCCCAGAAGTTTTGAGTCTTTTCATTGATAATTTTGACTACCAACATTTGCGGCGTGATTTCGTCAAGCTGTTGCTCGTCGATGAAGTATGTTTAaccctttttattttgtatttctcTTGACGAATGCTGTCCTTATACCCAAGAAAAAGTGAGAAGCTCAAGCGAAAAAATAATTCCATTGAAAAAATGTTCCTAGTTTGGTTCCACCCCAAAATCTTGCTACTGGTTTTGAATGGTTTTTGTATGGCGATGTCTTCATTCGTAAATTTTCGGGGCATTCCAGAAGAATGAATTAGTTATTATTGATCCTAAGTAAGTAAATAGATATGTTCGTTTCATTACAATTTTGGTGAACCTGTTCTCTTGCCCGTAAGTTCACTTAAGTTCATGTAaagaaaatatcctaaaattgGGTTCTACGTGCACGAGGAAGGGGGCTAGGAATCTATAATGACCCATTCTTAAAGTTTAGCTGGATTCTTATGCTTTAACATGGTATGAAAGTACGTTGAGGTGTTGTATTTGAGTATCACCGATACCTTTCATGTGTATGGAACGATTGAGATTTGAGACGAATCTGGTCTGCATGTTAGGAGGCATGTTGGAGAAGTAACtagataaataaaagttttaaaaatattttaagcttTAGGTACTACCCACTATAGCATACTCATTAAAGAATCTAGTTGTAGCTTTTTCTTCCTAACTTAAAGAAGCGGAAACAGAGTCAAGTGCATCCAATATAGTTTAGCTCCTGGAAGTCTTAGCTTAAGATGTCATTTCTTTTATCAAGTAAAAGATTTCATTGATAATAACAAGGCCAACTTTGCCGTAAGTATACCAAAAGAGGAGAAACATACAAACTATGATTCTTTtcaaaatacatttaatattCCGTACAAATAGGAACTATGTGGGtgcaccaaaagaaaataagggatTGGAGATTACTTTGCAATTGAGGAAAGCTCATCTCCGCCTCTTCAAAAGCTCATATTCCTCTCTTTCCAAATGACCCACATTAGAGCAAGAAGAGTAACATTCCATATCTTGTGCCTACTTCTTCTAGCTCCACTCTTCCGGCCTAAGTTGCTTGGACTCGGTCACTTTGGTGCGGGTATCCGATATAGGTGTAGATCTAGAGGTTGGATCCTTCGCGATCTATAATTTAAGATTCGGGAGTACATATTTAGGTACAAATAGGAGTGCGGGGATTCGgttaaaataattcaaatatctaaaaatagagttatatGTCTAAATCATGAGACATTATACAAGGTATTTCAAGGAGAAATATTGCTCAAGAGGAGAATCCCAGAAGGGTGGAGGTGGCCAGCATAGCCCTTAATGCCGAGGAATACAAAAGTTAgcagtttaaaaaaaatagatatatttCCCTCGCATGCAGAATATCTCTGCCCCTCTCAAGGATCACAATTGGCAGAAAACATTGTGGTTTTAGCATATCTTATGTTGGACCTGAAAACATGATTTGATTGTCTTTTGGCGTGTGAACTATGAAGTCCGTTGGAAATTGGAGACTCATGGATGCTCAATTTTTCCTTCTCATACACCTAAATTTCTCTTGCCTTTTTATTTTGGTAAAGTCTAAATGTGTGTAATTTCTATGTATTAAGCATTAGATACATATTGTGCATGCTGTCGTTTAATTAAAAGGCAAAAAATAGAACCTTTGTGGTATACAATCTCCtttaattgaaaaagaaaattgtgTTAATGGAGAATCAAAAGGGTGCTAAATTTAggaaacaataaaataaagtgTGCTAAAATCCGGAGACTGAAGTGCCAGTACCGCCCTGGTGCTGATGAATATATTTGTTacatttctcaaaaaatataataaagtcaGGAGACCAGAAGTCCTCCAAGTTCAAGTGACATGGTACTATCCATCTTTCATAGTCAGTTTCTTTAGCTATGAATATATGTATTGAAATCTATCTCCTGTTTGCGTGGCTGAGCATCTCTTCTTGCTTCCTATATCCATATTTTTATTCTCAACATACTTCTTATTCAGATAATGGGTTATAAAATCTACACTCATGAAATTCATTCAAGTTATGCGGCTAGAATTGACAATTATAGAAGTTACGACACCATTAGCAAGGACATTATTCAGCGGTGGACATATCCCTTGGTGCCTGATGTCCAGTTTTTTGGAAATTCTGCTACTAAATTGGAAAGGCAGGGGATGTATCGAGCACCTGGTAAGGGCCAATTCCATCTTTTTATCTTCTCGCTTTCTAGAACATTTTGCTAATGGATTAACTTAGGATTGACATTTTGAAGAGGGAAATATTGAATTACAATTTATGGTATTCTCTACTTTTGGTAGATGGATTGTATAAATGAGTTTTTTCCcacattaataaaattatttacctTATCAAAAGAAATATTGAATATCAATTTCAAATCTGCGGTTAACTTAGCTACTGAGCAAGAAAGACTGATGGATGGAAATTTAAAGGACATGTAATGGCTTCAAAAATGTGGTAATCTAACAGGTTTTGCTGTTCACACGATTTAACTTTTATTGCTTTAGTATCTGATGTGCTTGTTGTTGAGGATTCGTATATCTGACCCCATCTAGTTTGAGATTGAGGTCTAGTAGTTTTCTTTATAGCATCTGATGTCCTTGTAAGTTGCGAGGTTTTGCTGCTAGAACACATGCTATATAATAAAGCAAGCTAGAATAGGTGCGTTACTAGAGACAAAGGTATTAATTATAAAACTTTTAGTTGTGTCCACTCATGTGGACATTATTTCTGATTGATATTTGTCCACACGTGATAATTTATGCTACCTTTTTGTGAAAATGGTATAAGTGATAcagattttgtcattttttctgGACTCTTTTGACATTATTGTTTACCTGCCATTTCTTAGAAATTAAGCAATCCCGCTCATCGAAAATTGGTCCCTTTACTGTCATTGGGACTGGAACCAGTATTGGGAACAACACAGAGATTTCGAATTCAGTTGTTGGGGAAGATTGCTCAATTGGGTCAAACGTCACTATAGAAGGTTGCTATATATGGCATAATGTCACTATTGAAGATGGTTGCAAATTGAAGCACTCAATAGTTTGTGATGGTGTGACAATGAAGTCTGGAGCAGCTTTAGAGCCTGGTGTCGTCTTGTCTTTTAAGGTAAGTGCCACTGAAGAACCAATAATGCATTCTGGATGTACTAGTTAGACctgtttttgatgaatttcaattaAGCAATTCACATATCGTAACGTTGCCTCTAGACATCATCACTTAAGAGGTGGAGACcagattatttatgttaagctTTCTTGGCGGTTCTTTCTGGACAGGTTGCTatatatggcatatgtttcttGCTTTTGACTAAGATCTGGTGCCACTTCTTTAAGCATTTCTTTGTCAATAAATTGGTCAGTTCGAATGAATCTATGGTAAATTATATCAGGGGTTTCCACCCTTCCTCAATGCCATGGAAAATCCTCAATGTCAAAGGGATATATTAAACTGAAACCAGAAATTTGACACGTAAGATCAGGCTCTATCTTATGCTTACCTCATATACTGAGCCACGAGTTGTGGCGTAGAGGGTTATTTTACTTGAACATAGAGGAAGCACTTCTAACTTAAAGGGTTTAGACCTTGCAAAATCAATAGTGAGACAGAGATCTTATGTCAAATTGGAACTCTTGATTAGACACGAATGTTTCTTAATTACCTGGTTACTGTTTAGATTGTTTCTGCTTACAACAATATGTCCTATCTTTTCCCCTCATAATTTGCCTTTGCCCCAGAGCCCcatttgtgggattacactgagtatgttgttgtataaTTTGCCTTTGCCCTTTTGCCTTTTTATCCCTGGTAACGGTTCTTTATTGAACTTAATAACTGTTGCACACCAATGTCGCACACTCATGTGCCTAGTTCTCCTTTCTTTTAGGCTGTGCCAACATATTTGTCTGTTTAATAATTCCAGCCTTTCCCTTTTTTATACTTCGAAATCATAGCATCTATTCTCCTCAGGTTGTGATTGGCAGGAATTTCCTTGTACCTGCTTACTCCAAGGTATCTTTGCTTCAGCAACCTATAAAGCAAGATAGTGATGAGGAACTGGAATATGCTGACAATAGTAGTGGGATCACTGAAAGTCCATGTAACTTTTCTGACTTTTGAATATTGTATTTTGGTGCAGTGAGATAATAAATTTAGCTCGTATGTTTCTATATTGTACCATAGATGATAGACACCCAGGTGGAATGATGTTGGCGTTTTACGCATTCTTGTTTCTTCGTCTgcactttttgaattttgatttgcCCTGAGGACTTCCACACAAATATGCATTCCTGAAAACTGTTACTTAGATCTGAAGTACGGTGGACTAAAGCAGCATTCCTGAAAACTGTTACTTAGATCTGAAGTACGGTGGACTAAAGCAATTATTATCTATGCTTGAGAATGGTTTCTCAGTTATGCAAATGTACATCATAGACTCTTACGCCAAATCACTTAACCTAGTTTCTTTCCTAATCCGTCCTAAATTCTAGATTTTCCCAAAATAGGGAAGTTAAAAATCTCCAATAATTTTGACAAAACTCAAATTTAGGACAGAATAGTAGCGAAACTTGGATAAGTAATTTGACATAGGAGAAATATGACTAGATGGCCACCCCAGACTTTCCATGCAGGCTTTAGGCTTTGGATTGTCTGCCATGTACGTCCCAACAGAGTCCCGTTCATGTTAAAACCTTCAATTTTATCTTTAGAATGTTTTCTTTTAGCCTTTTTTCTGAGTATTTGACTATATATTGTATTTTCATAATGAAAAATTTGTGAGATTATTATTTAtagatataataaataaatttttgtaCATTTTTAGATGTATATTATGtatttttcatcatatttatatttttatcttatgGTGTGACTTGGAAGAATGTCTTCTCGTTGGATACCCAACTGCCTTGGGGCTATTGGCCTGCCCCGTTATAAATAAAGTTCTACCTTTTTTGGTTTTGGAGGAGTAAATTGATTCGAAATGTCGCAGTTCTCAGTTTGGTGGAGTCAAAAATTTCCCGTCTGCTAGACATTAAACTATGAGTCCGAAAATGTGCATCTTGTGCTTGTTGGTAAATGATGTCTTCTGGTGTTTTTTCgatttgttgttattattactgttatatGGTTTTCATAAGATTCTCTATAATTTATGAATTAACGACGACCCTTAAATTGATTTAACTCAGCTGTCTCTGGTACTTTGGACCTGTTGAATGAGGAAGAGAGGACTGAGTTACCTGACTCACAAGAGTATGAGGTGAGTTTAACGCTTGCTGCTAAAATTACTTCTCAAATAAATTGATCAAGCACAAAATGCTTCTTTGAAAAATTACTTCTCTGAAAAGCTATTTTGATGAATGTGCTTCTCAATAagcaatttttag
This window encodes:
- the LOC129886266 gene encoding uncharacterized protein LOC129886266, which translates into the protein MVAKKGGSRGGMGGADDAEEELARTPLQAIILADSFTTKFRPITLERPKVLLPLVNAPMIDYTLAWLESAGVEEVFVFCCAHSKQVIDYLDKSNWFGQPNFSVTTIESHNATSAGDALRLIYEQHVIRGDFILVSGDTVSNMSLSQALKEHKERRRKDSNAVMTMVIKQSKVSTITHQSRLGTEELFMVIDPETKQLLYYEDRGDNLKGYLSLDKALLTDITSISLQNDKQDCYIDICSPEVLSLFIDNFDYQHLRRDFVKLLLVDEIMGYKIYTHEIHSSYAARIDNYRSYDTISKDIIQRWTYPLVPDVQFFGNSATKLERQGMYRAPEIKQSRSSKIGPFTVIGTGTSIGNNTEISNSVVGEDCSIGSNVTIEGCYIWHNVTIEDGCKLKHSIVCDGVTMKSGAALEPGVVLSFKVVIGRNFLVPAYSKVSLLQQPIKQDSDEELEYADNSSGITESPSVSGTLDLLNEEERTELPDSQEYEVGDGGLGFVWLVSEAGQEEEWRHSVAPIPVDKLVAIMQITNDEADLPNEDGAFLPPGKLEHDSISNDSNEDDEDIRDDSVIFEREVEATFQRAVEEDVTDDHVILEVNSLRLSYNMASADCAGALFYSVMKLALDAPHESPNELYKNVVSTVRKWKKLLKYYLPSIDEEIEVILKFEEMCLESSREYSPLFVQILHHLYDQDIIQEEAILDWASEKEGAEESDKVFVKQSEKFIQWLKEASEEENED